From Vulpes vulpes isolate BD-2025 chromosome 7, VulVul3, whole genome shotgun sequence, one genomic window encodes:
- the ATG9B gene encoding autophagy-related protein 9B encodes MVRRVGWGGSRGRPGRWGDLGPGSVPLLPISLPPLPPPPCRGLGRGRISIFSLSPAPHTRSSPSPLALGPPCPAMQAPGTSQPCHSALPTRTTQAQPATTPISAPPSWGSQSTPPLASVTPPPSRRCPQDPPGLRIGPLIPEQDYERLEDCDPEGSQDSPLHGEEQQPLLHVPEGLRGSWHHIQNLDSFFTKIYSYHQRNGFACILLEDVFQLGQFVFIVTFTTFLLRCVDYNILFAKQPNNRTRPGLLHSKVTLADAILSSSQCAQRIRSSPLLVFLLILAAAFWLLQLLRSVCNLFSYWDIQVFYREALHIPPEELSSVPWAEVQSRLLALQKSGGLCVQPRPLTELDVHHRILRYTNYKVALANKGLLPARCALPWGGSAAFLSRGLALNVDLLLFRGPFSLFRGGWELPDAYKRSDQRGALAARWRRTVLLLAAMNLALSPLVLAWQVLHAFYSHAELLRREPGALGARRWSRLAHLQLRHFNELPHELRARLARAYRPAAAFLRAAAPPAPLLALLARQLVFFAGALFAALLVLTVYDEDVLAVEHVLTAMTALGVTATVARSFIPEEQGGGRSPQLLLQAALAHMHYLPEEPGPAGRASAYRQMARLLQYRAVSLLEELLSPLLTPLFLLFWFCPRSLEIIDFFHHFTVDVAGVGDICSFALMDVKRHGHPQWLSAGQTEASQSQRAEDGKTELSLMRFSLVHPQWRPPGHSSKFLGQLRGRVQQDAAAWGATSVRSPPTPGVLSDSSSPLPEVFLANLLVQPLLPPRDLSPTAPCPAAATASLLASISRLAQDPSCVSPGGPGGQKLAQLPELASAEMSLHAIYLHQLHQQQQQELWGEASASSLSRPWSSPSQTLSPDEEKPSWSSDGSSPASSPRQQWRTQRTENLLPGRFQETTDTQKEPGQAPGTD; translated from the exons ATGGTGAGGCGAGTGGGctggggggggagcagagggcgGCCAGGGCGGTGGGGAGACCTGGGGCCAGGTTCCGTGCCTCTCCTCCCCATatccctgcctcctcttcctcctcctccttgtcgGGGGCTTGGCAGAGGGAGGATTTCCATCttctctctgtcccctgccccccacacaagaagctccccttcccctctggccctGGGACCACCCTGCCCAGCGATGCAGGCCCCGGGGACCTCTCAACCTTGCCACAGCGCCCTCCCCACCCGGACAACACAGGCACAGCCTGCTACGACACccatctctgcccccccctcttgGGGCTCCCaatccaccccacccctggcctcAGTGACTCCCCCTCCCTCACGCCGATGCCCCCAGGACCCTCCTGGGCTGCGGATAGGCCCTCTGATCCCTGAGCAGGATTATGAGCGCCTGGAAGACTGTGACCCTGAGGGGTCCCAAGATTCACCCCTCCATGGGGAGGAGCAGCAGCCCCTGCTCCATGTGCCTGAAGGGCTTCGAG GCTCCTGGCACCACATCCAGAACCTGGACAGCTTCTTCACCAAG ATCTATAGCTACCACCAGAGGAATGGCTTTGCCTGCATCCTGCTGGAGGATGTCTTCCAGTTGGG ACAATTCGTCTTCATTGTTACCTTCACAACCTTCCTCCTTCGGTGTGTGGATTACAACATCCTCTTCGCCAAACAACCAAACAACCGGACGAGACCTGGGTTGCTCCACAGCAAAGTAACCTTGGCAGATGCCATACTATCCTCCTCCCAGTGTGCCCAGCG GATCCGTTCCAGCCCCCTGCTGGTCTTCCTGCTGATCCTGGCTGCAGCCTTCTGGCTGTTACAGCTGCTTCGCTCAGTTTGCAACCTCTTCAGCTACTGGGACATCCAGGTGTTTTACAGGGAGGCCCTGCACATCCCGCCG GAGGAGCTCAGCTCGGTGCCCTGGGCCGAGGTGCAGTCCCGCCTGCTGGCGCTGCAGAAGAGCGGGGGCTTGTGCGTGCAGCCGCGGCCGCTCACCGAGCTCGACGTCCACCACCGCATCCTGCGCTACACTAACTACAAGGTGGCGCTGGCCAACAAGGGCCTGCTGCCGGCCCGCTGCGCGCTGCCCTGGGGAGGCAGCGCAGCTTTCCTCAGCCGCGGCCTGGCGCTCAACGTCGACCTGCTTCTCTTCCGCGGGCCCTTCTCGCTCTTCCGCGGGGGCTGGGAGCTGCCCGACGCCTACAAGCGCAGCGACCAGCGGGGCGCCCTGGCGGCGCGCTGGCGGCGCACGGTGCTGCTGCTGGCCGCCATGAACCTGGCGCTGAGCCCGCTGGTGCTGGCCTGGCAGGTGCTGCACGCCTTCTACAGCCACGCCGAGCTGCTGCGGCGCGAGccgggggcgctgggggcgcgCCGCTGGTCCCGCCTGGCCCACCTGCAGCTGCGCCACTTCAACGAGCTGCCGCACGAGCTGCGGGCGCGCCTGGCCCGCGCCTACCGCCCGGCTGCCGCCTTCTTGCgcgccgccgcgccccccgcgcccctgctcGCGCTGCTGGCCCGCCAGCTCGTCTTCTTCGCCGGGGCGCTCTTCGCCGCGCTGCTGGTGCTCACCGTCTACGACGAGGATGTGCTGGCTGTGGAGCACGTGCTCACCGCCATGACCGCGCTCGGGGTCACGGCCACCGTGGCCAG GTCTTTCATTCCGGAAGAGCAGGGCGGGGGTCGTTCCCCGCAGTTACTGCTGCAGGCGGCTTTGGCGCACATGCACTACCTCCCCGAGGAGCCCGGCCCTGCCGGCAGGGCCAGCGCTTACCGGCAGATGGCGCGGCTGTTGCAGTACCGGGCG GTCTCCCTCCTGGAGGAGCTCCTGTCTCCCCTCCTCACTCCGCTGTTTCTGCTCTTCTGGTTCTGCCCGCGTTCCCTGgagatcattgatttttttcatcacttCACTGTGGATGTGGCTGGAGTTGGGGACATCTGTTCCTTTGCCCTAATGGATGTGAAGCGCCACGGCCACCCTCAG TGGCTCTCGGCAGGACAGACAGAGGCCTCCCAGTCTCAGCGCGCAGAGGATGGAAAGACTGAGCTCTCCTTGATGAGGTTCTCCCTGGTACATCCACAATGGCGCCCCCCAGGGCACAGTTCCAAGTTCCTGGGGCAACTTCGGGGCAGGGTACAACAAGATGCAGCGGCCTGGGGTGCCACCTCTGTTCgtagcccccccacccctggggtgCTCAGCGATTCTTCCTCACCTCTG CCCGAGGTCTTCTTGGCCAACCTCTTGGtgcagcccctcctgcccccacggGACCTGAGCCCCACAGCCCCCTGCCCAGCTGCTGCCACAGCCAGCCTCTTGGCCTCCATTTCCCGCCTTGCCCAGGACCCgag CTGTGTGTCTCCAGGAGGCCCTGGGGGCCAGAAGCTGGCCCAGCTTCCAGAGCTTGCTTCTGCTGAGATGAGTCTTCATGCCATTTACCTGCACCAG CTCCATCAACAGCAACAGCAGGAACTGTGGGGTGAGGCTTCAGCCTCTTCCCTGTCCAGACCCTGGTCCAGCCCCTCCCAGACACTCTCACCAGATGAGGAGAAGCCATCCTGGTCAAGTGATG GCTCCAGTCCTGCCTCCAGCCCCAGACAGCAGTGGAGAACCCAGAGGACTGAGAATTTGCTCCCTGGAAGGTTTCAGGAGACCACAGACACCCAGAAGGAGCCAGGCCAGGCCCCTGGCACTGACTGA